In one Culex quinquefasciatus strain JHB chromosome 2, VPISU_Cqui_1.0_pri_paternal, whole genome shotgun sequence genomic region, the following are encoded:
- the LOC6040076 gene encoding probable chitinase 10, with the protein MVKFLLLLALVVAPAAVVQGCLTCRVVVCWPHPSCPATDLVQTFLPHADCARFYKCSNGIKCEMNCPAGLHWSVNLVRCEWPNIACCDPSIPCTPGPAPVPTTTAAPIPTIPITTPPAPVTTTAAPIPTIPITTTPAPITTTAAPIPTIPITTTPAPAPITTTAAPIPTIPITTTLAPTPIPTIPPIGPAPNNCLADTRCPVNENPNNPTLIPHERDCKYFYKCANGERCPMECPPGQHFGVQLGRCDWPQIACCDPNVPCTAPPVTTLPPVTTLPPPGPTACVNDARCPVNENPNNPTHLPHESDCGQFYKCSLGQRCSVTCPPGQHFSVALSRCDWPNIACCDPRVPCQSGPSAVAPATTTVAPAVCQPDIGCPQNDDPANPLHLPNPTSCSSFFKCQTGQACLISCPLGQHWSRQLNRCDWPNVACCDAALCRPTVLLLQTIAAMKFLILSVMVSLAAGASVPYAYIPECSTVPQGQKLAIGDCRQFAICQPVGLSFVETCQDGLVYDSRVDRCEWPENVPQCYANYYNNVYQQQQYYPQQQQPWYPQQNWW; encoded by the exons ATGGTCAAGTTTTTGCTCCTGCTGGCGCTCGTGGTGGCTCCAGCGGCCGTGGTACAAGGATGTCTAACGTGCAGAGTTGTTGTATGTTGGCCACACCCTAGCTGTCCAGCCACGGACCTTGTTCAAACGTTCCTTCCCCATGCTGACTGTGCGAGATTTTACAAATGCAGTAACGGTATCAAGTGCGAAATGAACTGTCCTGCCGGTTTGCACTGGAGTGTAAATCTAGTTCGTTGTGAATGGCCTAATATTGCGTGCTGTGATCCAAGTATTCCCTGCACCCCGGGACCGGCACCTGTCCCAACAACCACAGCGGCACCGATTCCGACAATTCCCATTACAACTCCACCGGCACCAGTAACAACGACAGCGGCGCCAATTCCTACAATTCCTATAACGACTACACCGGCACCAATCACGACAACAGCGGCGCCGATTCCAACAATACCCATAACGACTACACCGGCACCAGCTCCAATCACGACTACAGCAGCGCCAATTCCAACAATTCCTATTACAACAACGCTGGCACCTACTCCAATACCCACGATTCCTCCGATTGGACCAGCTCCAAATAACTGCCTTGCCGATACCAGATGTCCGGTGAACGAGAATCCAAACAACCCGACTCTTATACCGCACGAAAGAGATTGCAAGTACTTCTACAAGTGCGCCAACGGTGAACGTTGTCCGATGGAGTGTCCCCCGGGTCAGCACTTTGGCGTTCAGCTCGGACGTTGCGACTGGCCCCAGATAGCTTGTTGTGATCCAAACGTACCATGCACGGCTCCTCCAGTCACGACCCTGCCACCTGTGACGACCCTACCACCACCGGGTCCCACAGCTTGCGTAAACGACGCCAGATGTCCGGTGAACGAAAACCCAAACAATCCAACCCATCTGCCGCATGAATCAGACTGTGGACAGTTCTACAAATGCTCACTGGGCCAGCGTTGTTCAGTCACGTGTCCACCTGGACAGCACTTTAGCGTGGCCCTCAGTCGCTGTGATTGGCCAAACATTGCCTGCTGTGACCCGCGGGTTCCTTGCCAATCGGGACCATCCGCCGTGGCCCCTGCAACAACCACAGTTGCCCCAGCGGTCTGTCAGCCGGACATCGGTTGCCCACAGAACGACGATCCCGCCAATCCGCTTCATTTGCCTAACCCAACGTCCTGCTCTTCCTTCTTCAAGTGCCAAACAGGACAAGCTTGTCTCATATCGTGTCCACTAGGACAGCACTGGAGCCGGCAGCTGAACCGCTGTGACTGGCCCAACGTAGCCTGTTGTGACGCTGCCCTTTGCAGACCT ACAGTACTGCTTCTCCAAACTATCGCTGCCATGAAGTTCTTGATACTTTCGGTTATGGTCAGCCTGGCCGCGGGCGCCAGCGTTCCCTATGCTTATATCCCG GAATGTTCCACAGTTCCCCAGGGCCAGAAGCTTGCTATTGGAGATTGTCGTCAGTTTGCCATCTGCCAACCGGTTGGCTTGTCCTTTGTCGAAACCTGCCAGGACGGACTCGTCTACGACTCTCGTGTCGATCGCTGCGAGTGGCCGGAGAATGTGCCCCAGTGTTACGCCAACTACTACAACAACGTCTACCAACAGCAGCAGTACTacccacagcagcagcagccgtggTACCCCCAGCAAAACTGGTGGTAA
- the LOC6040073 gene encoding chondroitin proteoglycan 2 codes for MTKIKRFIRWCIPICIAVQACIPSIAAQNGGNCAIDPRCPRFDTGDSAVLVPHPDCGKFYKCALGKACEYNCPANLHFNPILLTCDYPHVACCSRDVACTGPTTQGSNQPSGGSGMYPPIGDITSGGDWMPGALHNSTFVGLEGQKPVVNPRPTVIQETVNPNINNLGQGTQQVIPEYNGSPSIPSKPSEDISLGQPSMGGLGNPPDIDEFNGQVWLSARPGCVVDSRCSSSEVLNSEKPLFLKHSSCEKFYMCSGGEACEVDCPPGLHFNAQQSRCDYQDAACCDTSIPCARTNLEVPMSSCIPDVRCSLYENPFDPTHLPHPTNCNRFYKCSYGKACELPCPQGQHFSVAMNRCEFPEVACCDKSIRCSGPYAVSDLYPETRDEPIKPAEPIEPREEPTKAPNAPTPESIRINTCFEAQQCPDGDGRMNQLMRHNDCTKFFSCFQGTICEFVCPIGLHFNERSKVCDKPEIAQCSQGFN; via the coding sequence ATGACGAAAATAAAACGGTTCATTCGGTGGTGCATTCCAATTTGTATTGCAGTCCAAGCGTGCATTCCAAGCATCGCAGCTCAAAACGGTGGAAACTGTGCAATAGATCCACGTTGCCCGCGGTTCGATACAGGAGATTCGGCCGTTCTGGTGCCCCATCCGGACTGCGGTAAATTTTACAAGTGTGCTCTCGGGAAAGCCTGCGAGTACAACTGTCCGGCGAATTTGCACTTCAACCCGATTCTGCTGACCTGTGACTATCCCCACGTGGCATGCTGCAGCCGAGATGTGGCTTGTACGGGGCCGACGACGCAGGGATCGAATCAACCTTCGGGAGGTTCTGGAATGTACCCGCCTATTGGAGACATAACTTCCGGTGGGGATTGGATGCCTGGCGCTTTGCATAACTCCACATTTGTTGGTTTGGAGGGTCAAAAACCTGTAGTGAATCCGAGACCAACAGTGATACAAGAAACGGTTAATCCGAATATCAACAACTTGGGTCAAGGGACACAACAAGTCATACCTGAGTACAACGGATCACCATCAATTCCATCGAAACCCTCTGAAGATATATCTCTTGGTCAACCGTCCATGGGAGGCTTGGGAAATCCTCCGGACATTGATGAATTTAATGGTCAAGTATGGCTCTCAGCCCGGCCAGGGTGTGTAGTGGACAGCCGTTGTTCTTCCAGTGAAGTCCTGAATTCTGAGAAGCCTCTGTTCTTGAAGCATTCAAGCTGTGAAAAGTTTTACATGTGCAGTGGAGGAGAGGCGTGCGAGGTAGACTGTCCACCGGGTCTTCACTTCAACGCCCAACAATCCCGATGTGATTACCAGGATGCGGCATGCTGTGACACGTCGATACCATGTGCCCGTACCAACTTGGAAGTGCCAATGAGCAGCTGCATCCCAGATGTCAGATGTTCCCTGTATGAAAACCCGTTCGATCCAACTCATCTGCCCCATCCGACCAATTGTAACCGGTTCTACAAGTGCTCGTACGGCAAGGCCTGCGAACTGCCGTGCCCCCAAGGACAACACTTTAGCGTAGCTATGAATCGATGCGAGTTCCCAGAAGTTGCGTGCTGTGACAAATCCATAAGATGCTCGGGACCATACGCAGTGTCCGACCTTTATCCGGAAACCCGTGACGAACCAATAAAACCAGCTGAGCCGATAGAACCCCGTGAAGAGCCAACAAAGGCACCAAATGCCCCGACTCCGGAGAGCATCCGCATCAACACCTGCTTCGAGGCGCAGCAGTGCCCGGACGGCGACGGCAGGATGAACCAGCTAATGAGACACAACGATTGCACCAAGTTCTTCAGCTGCTTCCAGGGAACCATCTGCGAGTTTGTCTGCCCGATCGGGCTGCACTTTAACGAGCGGTCCAAGGTGTGCGACAAGCCGGAGATTGCTCAGTGCAGTCAGGGTTTTAACTGA
- the LOC119767865 gene encoding salivary glue protein Sgs-3-like, whose translation MSAHISRKIQLLLKFSLCEKVMKYIILVTALFGIYTNAQAPCNGGCLSNCPEDNRCPATNLLEATLLPHLFDCSKFIKCENGHGCEQDCPPGLHFNEREKACDWPGNSCCDPSVPCGPPATADPPTTTCEANPNCPAVNPLQPVLLPHVQCSKFFKCHNGNACEYDCPSGLHFNARELTCDWPWRACCDPAVPCDPCPTCPPPQDTTTTTTPMPTTPTPTTPKPTTPEPTTTTPLPTTTAVPTPDPTPGDCPVCQMNCELDTRCPATNIAKPLLLPNPAKCSEFFKCETGRACRMICPGGLHFNQKTEVCDWPWNACCDPAVTCVKSCIPGVTCPPRVG comes from the exons ATGTCTGCACACATTTCTAGGAAAATTCAGTTATTGCTCAAATTTAGTTTGTGTGAAAAGGTAATGAAATACATCATTCTCGTCACTGCCCTTTTTGGGATTTACACTAACGCACAAGCACCGTGCAATGGAGGCTGTTTGTCCAACTGTCCGGAAGACAACCGGTGTCCAGCCACAAATCTTCTAGAAGCTACGCTCTTACCTCACTTGTTTGACTGTTCAAAGTTTATCAAGTGCGAGAATGGACACGGCTGTGAACAAGACTGCCCGCCGGGACTACACTTCAACGAACGGGAGAAAGCCTGCGATTGGCCTGGTAATTCTTGCTGCGATCCGTCCGTTCCGTGTGGTCCTCCTGCTACGGCCGATCCTCCCACAACAACCTGCGAAGCCAATCCCAACTGTCCAGCGGTGAACCCTTTGCAACCGGTTCTGCTGCCCCATGTTCAGTGCTCCAAGTTCTTCAAGTGTCACAATGGAAACGCTTGCGAGTACGATTGTCCCTCTGGGCTGCACTTCAACGCTAGGGAATTGACGTGTGATTGGCCATGGCGAGCGTGCTGCGATCCAGCGGTTCCCTGTGATCCGTGCCCAACCTGCCCACCACCACAGGATA CTACCACAACGACAACCCCAATGCCGACCACCCCTACCCCAACAACCCCAAAACCAACCACGCCAGAGCCTACGACAACAACTCCATTGCCAACCACTACAGCCGTACCAACCCCCGATCCCACGCCAGGAGACTGTCCGGTTTGCCAGATGAACTGTGAACTAGACACGCGCTGCCCGGCCACGAACATTGCAAAACCACTCCTGCTTCCGAATCCGGCCAAATGTTCCGAGTTCTTCAAGTGTGAAACTGGCCGTGCCTGCCGCATGATTTGCCCCGGTGGGCTGCACTTCAACCAGAAGACCGAAGTCTGCGATTGGCCGTGGAATGCGTGCTGTGATCCGGCGGTAACGTGCGTCAAGTCGTGCATACCGGGGGTGACCTGTCCGCCGAgggttggttag